The Siniperca chuatsi isolate FFG_IHB_CAS linkage group LG9, ASM2008510v1, whole genome shotgun sequence genome includes a region encoding these proteins:
- the si:ch211-254p10.2 gene encoding solute carrier family 40 member 1 isoform X1, which yields MSQRADASQCGGVVVEFESDDIRDARAKKARRIPGSALIYLKGPKFLIYVSGALSMWGDRMWHFAISVFLIELYGRNLLLTAVFGLVVAGSVLLLGALIGDWVDRNPRNKVAHASLFIQNISVTVCSIVLMLVFLYKQRIEQIWDGWLTVVCYTVVIVLADVANLASTALTIAIQRDWIVVITGYNRGHLAGMNATMRRIDQVTNILAPLAVGQVMTLASNVVGCGFILGWNLVSLIVEFFFLSRVYRIVPALSIKPPVMEDNQVYLQRMERRRSQEEDNVAQPQPLTEGNCNTSLHLKEINDLPLCFRRFRWLVSTCKDGWRAYYRQPVFLAGMGLAFLYTTVLGFDCITTGYAYTQGISGSLLSLLMGVSAITGLMGTVMFTRLRKTYGLINTGIISSCLHLGCLLLCVCSVFAPGSPMDLSLLMPYITSNSSSELGGMTSQRQKHTYPLRGGNNQPLLPDRSSIHWTNNTVLFDNVPAGTAPESYISIILLFLGVITARIGLWSFDLTVTQLLQENICESERGVVNGVQSSMNYLMDLLHFIMVISAPQPEHFGILVIISVLFITTGHTMYFLYAHKAKRKRRLDT from the exons ATGTCCCAGCGAGCAGATGCCTCCCAGTGTGGTGGGGTTGTGGTCGAGTTTGAGTCTGATGACATCAGGGATGCGAGAGCTAAAAAAGCTAGGAGAATACCAG GTTCAGCACTTATCTACCTCAAGGGTCCCAAGTTTCTCATCTATGTCAGTGGAGCATTGTCAATGTGG GGTGACCGCATGTGGCACTTTGCAATCTCTGTGTTCCTGATTGAGCTGTATGGCCGTAACCTGCTGTTGACGGCGGTGTTTGGACTGGTAGTGGCTGGGTCAGTGCTACTACTTGGTGCTTTGATTGGAGACTGGGTTGATCGCAATCCCAGGAATAAAG TTGCACACGCATCTCTTTTCATTCAGAACATCTCAGTGACAGTATGTAGCATTGTGCTCATGTTGGTGTTCTTATATAAGCAAAGGATTGAACAGATCTGGGATGGATGGCTTACT GTGGTTTGTTATACGGTGGTGATCGTCCTGGCAGATGTGGCAAACCTTGCAAGCACAGCACTGACCATTGCCATTCAGAGGGACTGGATTGTGGTTATCACAGGCTACAACAGAGGTCACCTAGCTG GAATGAATGCAACCATGAGGCGGATAGATCAGGTGACTAACATCCTGGCCCCACTAGCAGTGGGACAGGTCATGACCCTGGCCTCCAATGTAGTTGGTTGTGGTTTCATCCTGGGCTGGAACCTTGTGTCTCTCATTGTGGAGTTCTTCTTCTTGTCACGGGTGTACCGCATCGTCCCTGCTCTTTCAATCAAACCACCAGTGATGGAGGACAATCAGGTGTATCtgcagaggatggagaggagaagGTCACAAG AGGAAGATAACGTTGCACAACCTCAACCTCTGACAGAAGGTAACTGCAACACAAGCCTGCACCTAAAAGAAATCAACGACCTGCCACTGTGTTTCCGGAGGTTTCGCTGGCTGGTGAGCACCTGTAAGGACGGCTGGAGGGCTTACTATCGCCAGCCTGTCTTCCTGGCAGGAATGGGTCTGGCTTTCCTCTACACCACAGTCCTGGGCTTTGACTGCATCACCACTGGCTATGCCTATACTCAGGGCATAAGCGGCTCTCTCCTTAGTCTGCTGATGGGTGTATCAGCTATCACAGGGCTGATGGGCACTGTGATGTTCACCAGACTCAGGAAGACCTATGGCCTGATTAACACAGGTATCATCTCAAGTTGCCTTCACCTGGGCTgcttgctgctgtgtgtgtgctctgtgtttGCTCCTGGCAGCCCTATGGATCTTAGCTTGCTGATGCCCTACATTACCTCTAACTCCTCTTCTGAGCTTGGAGGGATGACAAGCCAAAGGCAAAAACACACTTACCCTCTTAGGGGAGGCAACAATCAGCCACTGCTGCCCGACCGCTCCTCCATACACTGGACCAACAACACTGTGCTTTTTGACAACGTGCCCGCTGGCACAGCGCCAGAATCTTACATCTCCATTATCCTGCTGTTCTTGGGTGTCATCACAGCACGCATTG GTCTCTGGTCCTTCGATCTGACAGTGACTCAGCTCCTGCAGGAGAACATCTGTGAGTCAGAGAGAGGTGTGGTAAACGGGGTGCAGAGCTCTATGAATTACCTGATGGATCTGCTACACTTCATCATGGTGATCTCCGCTCCACAGCCAGAGCACTTTGGCATCCTAGttatcatttctgttttattcatcACCACTGGGCACACTATGTACTTCCTGTATGCACACAAAGCCAAGAGAAAACGCCGCCTTGACACATAA
- the si:ch211-254p10.2 gene encoding solute carrier family 40 member 1 isoform X2: MWHFAISVFLIELYGRNLLLTAVFGLVVAGSVLLLGALIGDWVDRNPRNKVAHASLFIQNISVTVCSIVLMLVFLYKQRIEQIWDGWLTVVCYTVVIVLADVANLASTALTIAIQRDWIVVITGYNRGHLAGMNATMRRIDQVTNILAPLAVGQVMTLASNVVGCGFILGWNLVSLIVEFFFLSRVYRIVPALSIKPPVMEDNQVYLQRMERRRSQEEDNVAQPQPLTEGNCNTSLHLKEINDLPLCFRRFRWLVSTCKDGWRAYYRQPVFLAGMGLAFLYTTVLGFDCITTGYAYTQGISGSLLSLLMGVSAITGLMGTVMFTRLRKTYGLINTGIISSCLHLGCLLLCVCSVFAPGSPMDLSLLMPYITSNSSSELGGMTSQRQKHTYPLRGGNNQPLLPDRSSIHWTNNTVLFDNVPAGTAPESYISIILLFLGVITARIGLWSFDLTVTQLLQENICESERGVVNGVQSSMNYLMDLLHFIMVISAPQPEHFGILVIISVLFITTGHTMYFLYAHKAKRKRRLDT; encoded by the exons ATGTGGCACTTTGCAATCTCTGTGTTCCTGATTGAGCTGTATGGCCGTAACCTGCTGTTGACGGCGGTGTTTGGACTGGTAGTGGCTGGGTCAGTGCTACTACTTGGTGCTTTGATTGGAGACTGGGTTGATCGCAATCCCAGGAATAAAG TTGCACACGCATCTCTTTTCATTCAGAACATCTCAGTGACAGTATGTAGCATTGTGCTCATGTTGGTGTTCTTATATAAGCAAAGGATTGAACAGATCTGGGATGGATGGCTTACT GTGGTTTGTTATACGGTGGTGATCGTCCTGGCAGATGTGGCAAACCTTGCAAGCACAGCACTGACCATTGCCATTCAGAGGGACTGGATTGTGGTTATCACAGGCTACAACAGAGGTCACCTAGCTG GAATGAATGCAACCATGAGGCGGATAGATCAGGTGACTAACATCCTGGCCCCACTAGCAGTGGGACAGGTCATGACCCTGGCCTCCAATGTAGTTGGTTGTGGTTTCATCCTGGGCTGGAACCTTGTGTCTCTCATTGTGGAGTTCTTCTTCTTGTCACGGGTGTACCGCATCGTCCCTGCTCTTTCAATCAAACCACCAGTGATGGAGGACAATCAGGTGTATCtgcagaggatggagaggagaagGTCACAAG AGGAAGATAACGTTGCACAACCTCAACCTCTGACAGAAGGTAACTGCAACACAAGCCTGCACCTAAAAGAAATCAACGACCTGCCACTGTGTTTCCGGAGGTTTCGCTGGCTGGTGAGCACCTGTAAGGACGGCTGGAGGGCTTACTATCGCCAGCCTGTCTTCCTGGCAGGAATGGGTCTGGCTTTCCTCTACACCACAGTCCTGGGCTTTGACTGCATCACCACTGGCTATGCCTATACTCAGGGCATAAGCGGCTCTCTCCTTAGTCTGCTGATGGGTGTATCAGCTATCACAGGGCTGATGGGCACTGTGATGTTCACCAGACTCAGGAAGACCTATGGCCTGATTAACACAGGTATCATCTCAAGTTGCCTTCACCTGGGCTgcttgctgctgtgtgtgtgctctgtgtttGCTCCTGGCAGCCCTATGGATCTTAGCTTGCTGATGCCCTACATTACCTCTAACTCCTCTTCTGAGCTTGGAGGGATGACAAGCCAAAGGCAAAAACACACTTACCCTCTTAGGGGAGGCAACAATCAGCCACTGCTGCCCGACCGCTCCTCCATACACTGGACCAACAACACTGTGCTTTTTGACAACGTGCCCGCTGGCACAGCGCCAGAATCTTACATCTCCATTATCCTGCTGTTCTTGGGTGTCATCACAGCACGCATTG GTCTCTGGTCCTTCGATCTGACAGTGACTCAGCTCCTGCAGGAGAACATCTGTGAGTCAGAGAGAGGTGTGGTAAACGGGGTGCAGAGCTCTATGAATTACCTGATGGATCTGCTACACTTCATCATGGTGATCTCCGCTCCACAGCCAGAGCACTTTGGCATCCTAGttatcatttctgttttattcatcACCACTGGGCACACTATGTACTTCCTGTATGCACACAAAGCCAAGAGAAAACGCCGCCTTGACACATAA